From the Silurus meridionalis isolate SWU-2019-XX chromosome 5, ASM1480568v1, whole genome shotgun sequence genome, one window contains:
- the si:dkey-27i16.2 gene encoding regulator of cell cycle RGCC-like, giving the protein MSSLPFTDLDSEMGELLDEFEAVVEKMSVPPVSARVAELRGGYGDAVTDSGIEDADDASEPSQASSLNASVEELNTAGVSTSQKAKLGDTSDLESFIENLDKELAEM; this is encoded by the exons ATGTCGTCCTTACCCTTCACAG ACTTGGACAGTGAGATGGGGGAGCTCCTGGATGAGTTCGAGGCCGTGGTGGAGAAGATGTCAGTGCCGCCGGTGAGCGCGCGCGTGGCGGAACTGCGAGGCGGCTACGGGGACGCGGTGACGGACAGCGGCATCGAGGATGCGGATGACG CTAGTGAACCATCTCAGGCAAGCAGCTTAAATGCGAGTGTAGAAGAGCTCAACACCGCAGGCGTATCGACTTCACAGAAAG cCAAACTCGGGGACACCTCCGACCTAGAGAGCTTTATCGAGAACTTGGACAAGGAGCTTGCAG AGATGTGA
- the pcdh20 gene encoding protocadherin-20: protein MNMVCLLQKVLLVASVRQIICHTLTLSTLEERPEGIKIGTLSTAYSPPYQLLARSYFQVNEETGDVYTTDQMIDRETLCPSQEGGYCTISADALVGAEQELIKITIIVEDINDNAPFFETTEIRLKIPEDTSVGIRVLLDDKAQDEDIGSNAQIRYHLEGAKGFFTVAQDSSSIELIVERELDRESQNEHCMVLVAVDSGSVPLSATVSLIVTVLDVDDQCPQFNPDNPRTVSVPGGVTRGTTVTQVQAIDPDLGSNSQITYSFSLHISDRAKELFHLDRNTGRISIAMDMKLDSPEEHVLKVVVNSPPCPVEQTQVTVYLQPLRSPEPTIEIKYVAQYRNQTIILPENEPPTLLALLELSDVSSIQRVLSLETDSKAFTLKAQAGNYLLSTLKPLDFEVCSKYLLTIVIREAQGKHVHAKKQIKVEIEDVNDNAPQFEESYYQVEIEENNEPGISLLQVSASDADSQLYGKVSYRLIHNNPAIFNIDEVTGVVSALESLDREQQGEYILTLLARDNGSPPLETFTSVAVKVLDQNDNPPTFVTPRLVFFISEGIPYLAHVGNIVIVDPDEGDNGKVVDMQVLGTHVPFAIDMSQLALRCTGEVDREKHDYYELILLAIDGGTPQRSSTASVTVFVEDVNDNQPQVLLPSNNFSCQTISPNTRVGSIITKIYAIDHDSGMNSDISYQIIARRPINPSPFQIDPHTGNITLAQQLVSRDYSMHHLLIKVSDSGKPAPLQATVWVHILVNEMSMQCNLTTVPPYFPPDTEPPLPPKPYNLTESCTKLPWLLLLCGLGMMVFSICMFLVTFIICMKQKHLRKRTCKRDRTIEHELEYLK from the exons ATGAACATGGTGTGTCTGTTACAG AAAGTGCTTCTCGTGGCATCTGTCAGACAGATCATATGCCACACTCTGACCCTTTCGACACTGGAGGAACGACCGGAAGGAATTAAGATAGGCACCCTAAGCACAGCGTACTCTCCACCATACCAGCTGCTTGCAAGATCATATTTTCAAGTGAATGAGGAAACTGGGGATGTGTACACGACAGATCAGATGATTGACCGAGAGACTCTGTGTCCATCACAGGAGGGTGGCTACTGTACCATCTCAGCTGATGCCCTAGTGGGCGCCGAACAAGAACTAATTAAGATAACTATTATTGTGGAGGATATAAATGACAATGCTCCTTTTTTTGAAACAACTGAAATTCGTTTAAAAATTCCAGAGGATACAAGTGTTGGGATAAGAGTGCTTTTAGATGACAAAGCTCAGGACGAGGACATCGGCAGTAATGCGCAGATAAGGTATCATTTAGAAGGTGCTAAAGGATTCTTCACAGTGGCTCAGGACAGTTCTTCAATTGAGCTGATTGTTGAAAGAGAGCTGGACCGTGAATCTCAAAACGAGCACTGCATGGTCCTTGTTGCTGTGGACAGTGGATCTGTGCCACTAAGTGCTACGGTGTCTTTAATTGTTACAGTGCTCGATGTTGATGATCAGTGCCCGCAGTTCAACCCTGATAACCCTCGCACTGTTTCAGTGCCAGGAGGAGTGACCCGGGGAACAACAGTGACCCAGGTTCAAGCAATAGATCCAGACCTTGGCAGCAACAGTCAGATCACTTACTCCTTCAGTCTCCACATCTCCGATCGGGCCAAAGAACTTTTCCACCTGGACAGAAACACAGGCAGGATCAGTATAGCTATGGATATGAAGCTAGACAGCCCGGAGGAACATGTGTTAAAAGTGGTTGTTAATAGCCCACCTTGCCCTGTCGAGCAAACTCAGGTAACTGTATATCTGCAGCCATTACGTAGCCCAGAGCCAACTATTGAGATCAAGTATGTGGCACAGTATAGAAACCAAACTATAATATTACCGGAGAATGAGCCACCGACTCTCCTGGCTCTTTTAGAGCTGAGCGACGTCTCAAGTATCCAAAGAGTTCTGTCCTTAGAGACAGACAGCAAAGCTTTCACTTTGAAAGCCCAAGCAGGCAACTATCTACTTTCAACCTTAAAgccactagattttgaggtGTGTAGCAAATACCTTCTTACTATTGTTATAAGAGAAGCCCAAGGCAAACATGTGCATGCAAAGAAACAGATAAAAGTGGAGATTGAAGACGTGAATGATAATGCACCACAGTTTGAGGAGAGTTATTATCAGGTGGAGATAGAGGAAAACAATGAGCCTGGCATCTCTTTACTACAAGTCAGTGCAAGTGATGCAGATAGCCAGCTTTATGGCAAAGTGTCATATAGGCTGATACATAATAACCCTGCTATCTTTAATATTGATGAAGTGACAGGTGTAGTGTCTGCTTTAGAATCATTGGACAGAGAACAACAGGGAGAATACATTCTCACTCTGTTGGCCAGGGACAATGGTTCTCCTCCATTAGAGACCTTTACATCAGTGGCCGTAAAGGTCCTGGATCAAAATGATAACCCGCCAACTTTTGTCACACCACGCTTAGTCTTCTTCATCTCCGAAGGTATTCCATACCTAGCTCATGTTGGAAACATTGTAATTGTGGATCCAGATGAGGGAGATAATGGAAAAGTGGTGGATATGCAAGTACTAGGCACACACGTTCCCTTCGCCATAGATATGTCCCAGTTGGCACTTCGCTGTACAGGTGAGGTGGACCGAGAGAAGCATGACTATTATGAGCTGATCCTGCTGGCTATAGATGGAGGCACTCCTCAGCGTTCCTCCACTGCATCTGTAACTGTTTTTGTCGAGGATGTAAATGATAACCAGCCCCAGGTGCTCCTGCCAAGCAACAACTTCTCCTGCCAGACCATATCCCCTAATACCAGGGTTGGCAGCATCATCACCAAAATATATGCTATTGACCATGACTCAGGCATGAATTCTGATATTTCATATCAGATTATAGCCAGAAGGCCAATCAATCCCAGCCCATTTCAGATTGATCCACACACAGGGAACATCACACTGGCACAGCAGCTTGTGAGCAGAGACTACAGTATGCATCACCTTTTAATCAAAGTCAGTGATAGCGGGAAACCTGCACCTCTTCAGGCCACAGTGTGGGTTCATATACTGGTCAATGAGATGTCCATGCAGTGCAACCTAACCACTGTTCCCCCATATTTTCCACCAGACACAGAGCCCCCACTGCCACCGAAACCATATAACCTAACAGAGAGTTGTACAAAACTGCCTTGGCTCCTGCTGCTCTGTGGCTTGGGTATGATGGTGTTCTCCATATGCATGTTTTTGGTCACTTTTATAATTtgcatgaaacaaaaacacttgCGGAAAAGAACATGTAAAAGAGATCGCACAATAGAACATGAACTGGAATATTTAAAGTAA
- the plp1a gene encoding proteolipid protein 1a isoform X1 has product MGCYECCMRCLGGVPYTSVVATLLCFSGIALFCGCGHQALTETERLIETYFARNLQDYITLAYLIEYFQYIIYGLASFFFLYCIALLAEGFYTTSVAKQTFGEFRSTVCGRCLSTTFIVITYFLAIIWLLVFAFSALPVFFFYNMAATCRTIDFLSETPSSINQLCMDARQFGLLPWNTVPGKACGMTLSNVCKTREFYLTYDLYIAAFAGAGITLLALIHCSLHLAKWQILLRDKQYRVKGEKSKALFSRISNRHGGSISSPYATKPCDA; this is encoded by the exons ATGG GTTGTTATGAGTGCTGCATGCGGTGCCTGGGAGGAGTGCCCTACACGTCCGTAGTGGCGACTCTTCTCTGCTTCTCTGGCATCGCGCTGTTCTGTGGCTGTGGGCATCAGGCCCTCACCGAGACAGAGAGACTCATCGAGACCTACTTCGCCCGCAACCTGCAGGACTACATCACTCTAGCCTACCT taTTGAGTACTTCCAGTACATTATCTACGGTCTGGCcagctttttctttctctactgCATTGCACTGCTGGCTGAAGGCTTTTACACAACCAGTGTGGCTAAGCAAACATTTGGCGAGTTCAGGAGCACTGTATGTGGCCGCTGTCTCAGTACAACG TTCATTGTGATCACGTATTTCCTGGCCATCATCTGGCTGCTGGTCTTTGCTTTCTCTGCACTTCCTGTCTTCTTCTTTTACAACATGGCTGCAACCTGTCGCACCATTGACTTTCTCTCAGAGACGCCCTCAAGCATTAATCAGCTGTGCATGGATGCCAGACAGTTTG gttTACTTCCATGGAACACAGTGCCAGGAAAAGCTTGTGGAATGACCTTGTCCAATGTATGCAAAACAAGAGAG TTTTACTTGACCTACGACCTCTACATTGCTGCCTTCGCTGGAGCCGGAATTACGTTATTGGCTCTG ATTCACTGTTCTCTACACCTGGCCAAGTGGCAGATTCTGCTCCGAGACAAGCAATACAGAGTGAAAGGGGAGAAGAGCAAAGCGTTGTTCAGCAGGATATCGAATCGCCACGGTGGCAGTATCAGTTCCCCTTATGCTACCAAACCGTGTGATGCATGA
- the plp1a gene encoding proteolipid protein 1a isoform X2 → MGCYECCMRCLGGVPYTSVVATLLCFSGIALFCGCGHQALTETERLIETYFARNLQDYITLAYLIEYFQYIIYGLASFFFLYCIALLAEGFYTTSVAKQTFGEFRSTVCGRCLSTTFIVITYFLAIIWLLVFAFSALPVFFFYNMAATCRTIDFLSETPSSINQLCMDARQFGLLPWNTVPGKACGMTLSNVCKTREFYLTYDLYIAAFAGAGITLLALLTYTVSTTYNFAVLRYLGRKGLGARC, encoded by the exons ATGG GTTGTTATGAGTGCTGCATGCGGTGCCTGGGAGGAGTGCCCTACACGTCCGTAGTGGCGACTCTTCTCTGCTTCTCTGGCATCGCGCTGTTCTGTGGCTGTGGGCATCAGGCCCTCACCGAGACAGAGAGACTCATCGAGACCTACTTCGCCCGCAACCTGCAGGACTACATCACTCTAGCCTACCT taTTGAGTACTTCCAGTACATTATCTACGGTCTGGCcagctttttctttctctactgCATTGCACTGCTGGCTGAAGGCTTTTACACAACCAGTGTGGCTAAGCAAACATTTGGCGAGTTCAGGAGCACTGTATGTGGCCGCTGTCTCAGTACAACG TTCATTGTGATCACGTATTTCCTGGCCATCATCTGGCTGCTGGTCTTTGCTTTCTCTGCACTTCCTGTCTTCTTCTTTTACAACATGGCTGCAACCTGTCGCACCATTGACTTTCTCTCAGAGACGCCCTCAAGCATTAATCAGCTGTGCATGGATGCCAGACAGTTTG gttTACTTCCATGGAACACAGTGCCAGGAAAAGCTTGTGGAATGACCTTGTCCAATGTATGCAAAACAAGAGAG TTTTACTTGACCTACGACCTCTACATTGCTGCCTTCGCTGGAGCCGGAATTACGTTATTGGCTCTG CTCACGTACACGGTCTCCACAACCTATAATTTCGCTGTTCTGCGTTATCTGGGGAGGAAAGGTTTAGGTGCACGGTGTTAA
- the rab9b gene encoding ras-related protein Rab-9B isoform X1, with amino-acid sequence MLGVNLQAGHVEPAVSGIMSGKSLLLKVILLGDGGVGKSSLMNRYVSDRFDSHSFHTIGVEFLNRDLEVDGRPVTLQIWDTAGQERFRSLRTPFYRGADCCLLTFAVDDAQSFHNLGAWKQEFVRYSDVREPDRFPFVVLGNKVDKVEDGERQVPAEEARAWCQENGHCPYFETSAKDDTNVSAAFEAAVREVLACEDHVDHTLLGSTIDLHGNRKAPRSSCC; translated from the coding sequence CCTGCCGTCTCTGGCATCATGAGCGGCAAGAGCCTTCTCCTGAAGGTCATCCTGCTCGGTGATGGAGGTGTGGGTAAGAGTTCGCTGATGAACCGCTATGTGAGCGACCGTTTCGACTCGCACTCGTTCCACACTATCGGCGTGGAATTCCTGAACCGCGACCTGGAAGTGGACGGGCGTCCGGTCACGCTGCAGATTTGGGACACTGCGGGCCAAGAGCGCTTCAGGAGCCTGCGCACTCCGTTCTACCGCGGCGCCGACTGTTGCTTACTGACGTTTGCTGTAGACGACGCACAAAGCTTCCACAACCTCGGTGCCTGGAAGCAGGAGTTTGTGCGCTACTCGGACGTACGTGAGCCCGATCGCTTCCCCTTCGTGGTACTCGGAAACAAGGTGGACAAGGTCGAGGACGGCGAACGGCAGGTGCCCGCAGAGGAAGCGCGTGCCTGGTGCCAGGAGAATGGCCATTGCCCGTACTTCGAGACGAGCGCGAAAGACGACACCAATGTAAGCGCTGCCTTTGAGGCCGCTGTCCGCGAAGTGTTGGCCTGCGAGGATCACGTCGATCACACTTTGCTCGGAAGCACTATTGACCTGCACGGCAATCGCAAGGCCCCGCGCTCATCCTGCTGCTGA
- the rab9b gene encoding ras-related protein Rab-9B isoform X2, with amino-acid sequence MSGKSLLLKVILLGDGGVGKSSLMNRYVSDRFDSHSFHTIGVEFLNRDLEVDGRPVTLQIWDTAGQERFRSLRTPFYRGADCCLLTFAVDDAQSFHNLGAWKQEFVRYSDVREPDRFPFVVLGNKVDKVEDGERQVPAEEARAWCQENGHCPYFETSAKDDTNVSAAFEAAVREVLACEDHVDHTLLGSTIDLHGNRKAPRSSCC; translated from the coding sequence ATGAGCGGCAAGAGCCTTCTCCTGAAGGTCATCCTGCTCGGTGATGGAGGTGTGGGTAAGAGTTCGCTGATGAACCGCTATGTGAGCGACCGTTTCGACTCGCACTCGTTCCACACTATCGGCGTGGAATTCCTGAACCGCGACCTGGAAGTGGACGGGCGTCCGGTCACGCTGCAGATTTGGGACACTGCGGGCCAAGAGCGCTTCAGGAGCCTGCGCACTCCGTTCTACCGCGGCGCCGACTGTTGCTTACTGACGTTTGCTGTAGACGACGCACAAAGCTTCCACAACCTCGGTGCCTGGAAGCAGGAGTTTGTGCGCTACTCGGACGTACGTGAGCCCGATCGCTTCCCCTTCGTGGTACTCGGAAACAAGGTGGACAAGGTCGAGGACGGCGAACGGCAGGTGCCCGCAGAGGAAGCGCGTGCCTGGTGCCAGGAGAATGGCCATTGCCCGTACTTCGAGACGAGCGCGAAAGACGACACCAATGTAAGCGCTGCCTTTGAGGCCGCTGTCCGCGAAGTGTTGGCCTGCGAGGATCACGTCGATCACACTTTGCTCGGAAGCACTATTGACCTGCACGGCAATCGCAAGGCCCCGCGCTCATCCTGCTGCTGA